A section of the Stenotrophomonas acidaminiphila genome encodes:
- a CDS encoding bifunctional ADP-dependent (S)-NAD(P)H-hydrate dehydratase/NAD(P)H-hydrate epimerase, which yields MSQPDGLFDTAAARRIDAQATAALGGDGYLLMQRAGQAAWQCALQYWPQARRIVVVCGPGNNGGDGYVLARLARQSGRAVCVLHLPGHAPRTPLAQRACTDYLAVGGQVELAADCLRDADLVVDALFGIGLDRAPDAEAARLITAVNAAAAPVLALDVPSGVDADSGAVPGAAIHAARVLQFIVPHRGLHTGAALEYAGQRLLDALDVPAQAFDGVAPAASRWSAARLPAQLPPRRLNTHKGESGHVLCVGGNHGSGGALMLCAEAALRSGAGLASAATRAAHVAPLLARCPEAMVHAVEDAFDLAPLLARAGVVALGPGLGQDEWGRRLWLAAVDGGRPLVVDADALNLLAQQPRALPTAVLTPHPGEAARLLGVDAAAIQRDRFAAAQALTERFSAVVVLKGAGTVVAAPGQRPRVIAAGNPGMAVGGMGDLLTGVIAALLAQGLSPLDAASTGALLHGLAGDAAAAEGQRGLLPRDLLPHLRARANP from the coding sequence ATGAGCCAGCCCGATGGACTGTTCGATACCGCCGCCGCGCGCCGCATCGACGCGCAGGCCACCGCCGCGCTCGGTGGCGACGGCTACCTGTTGATGCAGCGCGCCGGCCAGGCCGCCTGGCAGTGCGCGCTGCAGTACTGGCCGCAGGCGCGGCGCATCGTGGTGGTGTGCGGCCCGGGCAACAACGGCGGCGACGGCTATGTGCTGGCGCGGCTGGCGCGCCAGTCCGGGCGCGCGGTGTGCGTGCTGCACCTGCCCGGGCACGCGCCACGCACCCCGCTGGCGCAGCGTGCCTGTACCGACTACCTGGCCGTTGGCGGCCAGGTGGAGCTTGCCGCCGATTGCCTGCGCGATGCCGACCTGGTGGTCGACGCGCTGTTCGGCATCGGCCTGGACCGCGCGCCCGATGCGGAGGCCGCGCGGCTGATCACCGCGGTCAACGCCGCCGCCGCGCCGGTGCTGGCGCTGGACGTGCCCAGCGGCGTCGACGCCGACAGCGGCGCGGTGCCGGGCGCGGCGATCCATGCCGCGCGCGTGCTGCAGTTCATCGTGCCGCACCGTGGCCTGCACACCGGCGCCGCGCTGGAGTACGCCGGGCAGCGGCTGCTGGATGCGCTGGATGTTCCCGCGCAGGCGTTTGACGGCGTGGCGCCGGCCGCATCGCGCTGGAGCGCGGCGCGGCTGCCGGCGCAGTTGCCGCCGCGGCGCCTCAACACCCACAAGGGCGAGTCCGGCCACGTCCTGTGCGTCGGTGGCAACCATGGCAGCGGTGGCGCGCTGATGCTGTGCGCCGAGGCTGCGCTACGCAGCGGTGCGGGGCTGGCCAGCGCGGCCACCCGCGCGGCGCACGTGGCGCCGCTGCTGGCACGTTGCCCGGAAGCGATGGTGCATGCGGTGGAGGACGCATTCGACCTGGCGCCGCTGCTGGCGCGTGCCGGTGTCGTCGCACTCGGGCCCGGGCTCGGCCAGGACGAGTGGGGGCGCCGGCTGTGGCTGGCGGCGGTGGACGGCGGCAGGCCGCTGGTGGTGGATGCCGACGCGCTGAACCTGCTGGCGCAGCAGCCGCGAGCGCTGCCCACAGCGGTGCTCACGCCGCACCCGGGAGAGGCGGCGCGCCTGCTTGGGGTCGACGCCGCCGCCATCCAGCGCGACCGTTTCGCCGCGGCACAGGCGCTGACGGAACGGTTTTCGGCGGTGGTTGTGCTCAAGGGCGCGGGCACCGTGGTTGCCGCGCCGGGGCAGCGGCCGCGGGTGATCGCGGCGGGCAATCCGGGCATGGCGGTGGGCGGCATGGGCGACCTGCTGACCGGGGTGATCGCCGCGCTGCTGGCGCAGGGCCTGTCGCCATTGGACGCAGCCAGCACCGGCGCGCTGCTGCATGGCCTGGCCGGCGACGCGGCGGCCGCGGAGGGCCAGCGCGGGCTCCTGCCGCGTGACCTGCTGCCGCACCTGCGCGCCCGTGCCAATCCATAA